Below is a genomic region from Oryzias melastigma strain HK-1 linkage group LG7, ASM292280v2, whole genome shotgun sequence.
CCCCACATATGAGATGTGATAGGTGCGTTTCTGCCTGATTAATTAACAGTCATTATTTTAGACAGCGTGAATTCTagattaaatttagaaaaaagttacatgctgtgtgtgtttttcctccTAAACGCTGttaacataaacaaatgttgGTTTCGTGCTGGTGAATGCTGTGAATCCCTTGTGACTCCATTAcaatcaaaccatttttttcctaaacattATCAGCCCTCTTGGGACTCAACAGTCACAAACTAAATTACTTGTTAACACTTTTAGGTCTCAATTCGATCATGATTTGATGAGtaataaaagtgttcccagtggtcttttgattatatcctttttaatcaattttttttagaaagtgtcGTTTTACTAGAACAGATTTTCTGCAAAGCGGCTGatgttcatttgaaatttgcccCCCCCCTTTCCCTCATGTGGCAGAGAACTCATAACGTGGAGTTTGGGGCTCATTTTTAAGTCACAAGTAAGCTCCTTTTGAACGTggatttttttcgtctgcttctgattcacaatgatttaaaaaaataaaaactcagaaatacaactttaagcttcattttctttatatttatcctccaacatcagaaaaatactacaagaacatattgaaaaaagaccaaaaacatgattcttCCACAAAACACATGATTTGTAtccattaaaatcaaattaaaattgtgtttttaaggtaaactttttagtaacagaaaaaaaattgatatttgcGGTAATGATAGGTAGTTAGCATGTAGGTGTTGCATATCTGCAACGCCTGCCCTGAGAgggttaacatgttcttgtttaatttttcttataatggaggatatatattaaaaaaaaaaaattaaaaaagcatttctaacTATTTGGTTATTCAAAACATGATAGCTCAGAAGCAGATgtaaaagctcaggtttgtgaagCAGCAACTACCATGGGTAGGCCAGAGtctccgttttttttttccctcaaacttcacacaaaaaaagaacttgaaTCATTTAGtttcatgtttatttctgtCTCATGTTTGAATTTTGCTGCATTTGATCAAACTGGACTTTCTTCCAAACTATCACGTGAATACATCCCTTATATTGAATTTCATGGAAGGTGACGTTCTTTAAATGCATCAATTTGGTTTTGTCAGATAAGAAACACATATGATTCTTTTAGGGCTTTTTGNNNNNNNNNNNaaaaaaaaaaaaaaaaaaactccacagaaGAAAATGTGTGTATTGTGAAGACTTTTGCAGGTTCAACTCCTGGAATCACAAAAGCTCAGACTTattcacaaagattttttttggttctaaCATAAAgtaaacgaaagaaaaaaaaatcaaaatcccctaaaagtaattttaagttaaattcttTAATTGATTGAGGCAAACATtcagaagaaaagcagaaatttgCCGCAAAGTCTGTGTTTTTCATTAATTCTATTAAGTCTCCTGTGCTGTAAAATAGGGacatacaaatacaaatatatattttaattaatgtagATTTTGCTCATGTTTAGGCCAGTTTCAACttccatttttaaacaaaataagaaaaaaatgtagcagaTTAGAAGATTTTTATCAGTAAATTCAAGTCCcaaaattaaaagaatctttacatttaaatggaaataaGTCGTTTAATTTATGTAGactgctgaattttttttttccacggtTCTGTTTGTGTCCTTGCACCCACACAGTCCTCACTTGTGTTtgaacacttttctttttaaaatctgtgcTAGAAAGTCTGACGGAACAGAATCTGGGTCTGGCGAATGCAGACGGTTACGTCCTTTATTGTAAATGGACACTTTGTTAACAGAAAATGGAAGTTGCTCTTTCCCCAGCGGGTCAGCGGGCTCCGACTGCCTTTTAGCTCCGCTGTAAATAGGTCTTCTGACGCTCACACCGCGCCGCAGCACCGCTGTGTATGTTTACAGAGCAAAAGGaaacagaatatattttaatattcacCTCCAGATGGGATCCAGACTGTGATTGTTACAGGATAATAGCTCgtcattttcttccttttttttcatattcgTCTTTGTATTTGAACTATTGTCATTTTTGATGTCCAGCAGTCAGTCTGCTccagttttaaattaaagttccCTATTATCTGATGCAGTCGGCTCACACAGTCGGTATTGACAGCAGAAGCCGTCCATGTATGCTGCAGAGTCGGACTGGCCTCATTTAAAGCCCGTAGTTACAAGTCAGAGAGTCCAGGCTTTTGTCTTCACCCCTAAAAGGCTCTTTAAAAGGCTGGTATAGAAGCTGGAGCCAAAGCCGCACACAGAACTGGCCTGTGCTGATAACAGAGTTGTTTGCTTCAATCCTCTTTGATACACATAATGTGGAGCCcggtttatttttgtcttaagGAACATGTTGGAGCAACTCTAGAACATGGGTGCAGTGCTTCTTTTTTATGACTTCCTCAGtttgtctttcattttatgtattCTGCCTCACTGCATCAGCCTTTTTTACAGTGCATGCATTTGACCTCACCAGTATTGATTTAATACACCCAACAAAATACACATCTGGGGTGTTAGGAATCCAAACATTCCCCAGTAACATTCTGTGCTCTTGCACACTTGCTGCAGTGTTTCCTTCAACATGATGCTTGACCCTGGTCACAATAAGGCTCATCTGTACTAGTTACAAGCCCCCAGGCTGAGCAGTAATCAGTGCAGAAACAGTCAGTAAAGCAGAATGAATATTATCTCTGCTTCACTAGTTTTAAAAGACAGTGCAGTTGAGGTGCAGCTATAGGCTAACAGCATACAatcattataaaaaagaaaaagaactgaTTAAAAGTATCGTCTCCCTTTACGAAAGAAACGGTAGTTTTTATCATTTGCAGCTCGTGTGTTTATGAATCCATCCGTCTTTTTAAGCAAAACAGAGTTTGTCACCACCTTTGAAGAGCTGGTGTTTGATCCACCGCTGCCACCTGTCCACACTGTTCACAACGCACCAATTAGCTTGTTACCATGGAGACGTGAAGCTACAAACTAAAGGACTGCATGTAGGTTAAAAGATGTTAAGATAGtggcgtgtttgtgtgtgtgcatgcagtTTTGTTTCCTCATTAGGACCTGCTCTGGTACAATCAACAGTGGAGTCTGCAAAGCAGCTGTGGGTAAAATCCCCTTTTCCTGGGAGCCATATTAACTTGGACATAATCACAGGGCCTCAAAACTCTTGGAGTCCCGCTATTGTTTGTAATCAGGGAGAAATATGaatacaatacttttttttttcttttacggCTCAGGGTTTATTTGGATCCTCTTGCCCTAGTTTGCCTGTGTGTCTCAAATGTATTTAATCTGGTGACAAACTGTTGTTCCTGAAGTTCTGGTCATGTTTAGGTCTTAAAGAGAGAGTCGATTTAAGTGTTTCACTGATTCCAAAGAAGTTCAGGAGGCATTTTATTAGTGAAAATAGTGtttcaaaaacatctttaacGAAGAACGATTCATTATTCAATGACTTGATTAGTCTGAGgcaagtttttaatcaaatcaaatcttgttttcttgttgcgTTTCTACCGAGCGGTCCGgtctggtaaggagtggtacggtccgGACCAGTTCATTTTGGCAAATGTTTCCAGTCAGTTAAGCCTCGCCTctactgagcggtttgttttcatggcgcatGCGTGGGGTAGACCGCTAGCaggtcattgtagtgcgacgactagaaaagcaacaacaatggaggtcatccagcagctcatctttttctGGCCTTACTTTTTGTAGATCATGTATAagaggaatttaatgttgtttgaaatttaagaaaaatacagctgtaaagaggaaaacggaaatgttagcttagcgctatactgacGCTTTCAAATGTCACtaagtggaaacaaggctattTGAGTCTTGTCTAGATCTAACATGATTAGTTGATTAGTTATGActatgtcgactattaaaatagtcgacaactaatttaatagttgataagattttttttttaaatctcaaagcTATGGTGCACACTTTCTAATGCCGcgtctgccattgtctttgacacacatgcgcagtagttataatccgggtcagtagtgatgtcacaggaagttgtAGGAAGACTCGGTAGCATAACAAagtgggaaacataaaaaaagctaagCTAATAAACAGAGAGCAAACTTATTAGCTATATGTTTTCGCTGCAACCTCTACCCATCAGAGCAAAATTTCTCAACATCTACTCACAAGTTTTTCTGCCAGATGTGTAGAAATGCTAACTTTCCTGGCTACAAGCAAGAGTATCGTACAGTTTGggattatatagagtcagagttgtgagcgttcagaaccacaaaatgcacttttgtaATATTGTAGTCAGTGAAACCCAAACTTTATCCtttgtttcttaaaatgtacaaataataTTTAGGCTAGCACAACCTTATTCTAAACATAAGCGGTGTAATAGCAGACATAAATGCACAATTATCTACTAGCATGGCGCTAACGTCTTTTGCTGGATCACACTCTGGTATGTAAGTAACAAATCTGGTAGGAATGTTTCCCCGACTCTTAAATGTGAGCCAAGCTTTTTATATTGCATCAGAAAATCTTGATATAGAGATGCTGTCCCTGCTTAATTTTTaaagctgattggctgatcAAAGGCACAGTTTGATTCCTGCTCCGTTTCACATCCtgaatgttttttaagattaaagcaCTAGTTTCTGAGATCACACAGGTCTACATACTGTTCTTGTTAGGCCATCGCTCTTGCAGGAGGTACTGTGTGTTCACTGATCCCTCAGAGAGGCTGGAGACTCCAAACTACAAATGTGTTTGATCTGCGTGCACGTGGCCATGATCGCTCATCAACACTTTAATAGATCTGTGCTCCATCCCTGTCCTCTCTCAGGAGTAGCTTGGTCGACTTATGCATACTAAAATTAAGTCAGTGGAAGAAACTAACACATAGTGTTGAGTCTATGTTCCTCATTCACTGGGTTTGCAAATCTATTGCATCATGAACAGCTAAAAGATGCTAAACGgtagtttttaaacaaagtaatttactgagtattttttttttatctaaaaaagcttcaagttagcattttaatgttttctttgttgcacaaaactgttaaagtttgcttttattactactgataaaaactattttaggtGATAGATGAAGAAATTGACATCCATAAAGTTCCAAACTatgaacatttgtattttaggGCTGCTTTTGTCAAAGTTGGCagaaattttaaacattttaacaaaaaaaaaaaaaaaagttttggttatGTGCATCAGCCATTCGTTAATAATCCAATGTTACTGTGACATATTACAGTCTTTGTCATTTGTTTGCAccacaaacagaaaagagaacTGAACCAAGCAGAATGAGTCCAACACTTTCTCATTACCAAATTGTTACATATGGACATTTGGACCCCTCCGATCCCCTTTTTTGACGCTTTGGgtatccccaactcgtcgttttttgacctgctggctgttcgtaaaatgaagggtccgcaaccctcggaATGCAGTACCTGACGTGATACCGAATCTGGTACCGGACACAGTATCGGATggggactggtcctcaggatgtGGTCAGTATCGGTATCTTAACCCACCACCGGTACCCTACCTCGGCAgcggatgcggtaccggacgcagtaccggatgtggtacagcatgcggactggtcctcaggatgcaGCCAGTGTCACTTTCTTAACCCagaaccggtaccctaaccctaactcaGCACCGGTCTTGGTACCAGATGCGATATTGGACCAAACCAGGTACCAGACGCGTTACCTGACTCGAACCAGGCcaggatgtggtaccggacacGAACCAGTACAgggttagggtttgggtaccgatACAGGGTTAGCATACCAGTACGCTCTGCATTttggtactggaccggttccagttcacggcccggaggttgggacCCGTGATTGAATGTGAACAGccagaatgtcaaaaaaacgacgagttggggacacccaaaacatcgcggaggggtcctcaaccaaacgtcaacatgtgacgactCGGGAATGAGAACGTGTTGATGAGTCcgaatgtaatttaaaaatgtcgAAATCTGGATCCGCTCAGCTGGGCTCTAGCACACAGAGTGGTTCTCTCAAATCTTTTGTTTCCTCTGTAAAGTTTCCTGTGTTTGGCAGGTGTGATGGCTCACCTGAACTCCAGTGTTGACCAAACAAGCGAACCCGGGTCCACCAACACAATGTTACAAATTAACCCTGGAGTGGTTGATCAACagagaaaattcaaaaatccactaaataaaacacatataaGGACCAAAGAGGACGTGACCTCATCATTTAGAATttcaagataaaacaaaatgttcaccAAATGAAGGTTCTTGTCAGATAACTCAACATTGATTACTTAATTTCTAAAATTGTAtattattttgaacattttccttcaaaatccaCTGTCATATTCTTTATTAGACATTTTAAGTCTTAATTTttggtctttaaatatttaaacaagatTTACATTATGTTTAGGCTTGAATGATGAACCAGATCTGGCAACCCCATTAAGCTTTTTgaattctttttctgttttttaacatgatctattggatttaagctttttctaaGCTTTTATCAACATCGGTgcgtttaatttttttagtgtaCAGGTGCATTTcctaacatttatttatatctttttgtACTATTTGTTATTCTTTGCACTGTTGAGGTACTGGACTACACGATAGTGGTTAGCACTTACGCCTCACAgtcctggttcaaatcttgGCTGGAGTTTCTGttggtcaaaaaataaaattggtgCCATGCTTtgacagttgttgtgttctCTTGAAAAGAAAGTACATTGTGTCAAAATACTGCTCTGTCATTAATAGATGTgggtcttttctgtgtttttttttctcttttagtaCTGCTCCAGTGACCGTTATGGGATATATCACACAAGTCCGACTCAGCCCAGCCTAATTCGCCCGGTGGTACTCTGGTCTCAGCAAGACGTTTGTAAATGGCTGAAGAAGCACTGTCCACACAATTACCTGACCTACGTGGAGGCATTCTCCCACCACGCCATCACAGGTTGTCCAGCAAATGGAATAGAGGCGCACCATTACAAAGTTTTGAAAGCAGGTCTGAACTCCATTTTCTCGGTACAGGTCGTGCATTGTTGCGACTCAACAATGAGAAGCTGGAAAGGATGGGGTTAGTGCAGGAGACGCTTCgacaggagctgctgcagcaggtgctgcagctgcaggttcaGGAGGAAGGCCGCAACTTACAGCTGCTCAGCAGAGGTGAGGACTACATGTGCTTCCATTCTGAGATGTAAAGTGACACCAGgcttcatgtatttttttaataacttcttATATTTTATGGGTTTATTAGTTCATTTTGTCCTAATCTACACAATTACTGAAACTAATTGGATTTATGCAAGTAATCAGAGGAATTGGCATTATTTCTCTGAATTCATCCAATTTTTGATGCAATAAAAGGATTATAATCTGCTGCTTGGAGAGCATTGTACACTTGACTGCTTACTCCTTTAAAcagaaaggtttttttcttataatttaccaaatgtatttattaaaatcgGGATGAATCAAGATCGGATGAAAAATTGCCATTTAAAAGCTCTCAGaatctccctgctctgctccattctgatacatccacttgcagacaaatagatccatatatTCCAAAACTCCCTTGTAAAAGAGATTTCTTATTCTcaatgggacttcctggttaaataaaggttaataaattatttaaaattgtctttatttttctagtctgagctggtatccgtctcaaaactgtatggctggatagctacGATATTGCTCatcgtttttgtttgttagccAGGGGTTGTGCGGGGCTGTAAGCTTTCGGGAGAGAGTGTACACAAAGGGATGTTGGGgaatcagtggaggcttactagctaactcagaggcaaatttctaatgaactcctgccatgCTACACAAACTTTGAcacagtgtttttaatttgggcaaaaactcccataatcataattaaaagatcactggatcaacttttataatagatcaaaatatgattgaagttggattttaaacatattttattaattccACCTTATGTATTCTTTTTACTTACAGTGAACTCAATCCTAACCTTTTTGTGTCTCTTTTCCAGGTTCTTTTGGAAGGATATCCTAGCTTAAAGTGGAAGAGTTGGAATTTCTAATTATACAATCATAAAAATTCAGTGGGATCAATGAGTGTGGTCAGAAGGGACTTTGACTGCTTCTTGATCTTTGACTACATTACAGACATCCCCTTTTGACAACACAGACTGTAAACTGTGATGAGAAGAAGCATCATGACAggatgttgtttttctgctaaTCAGTGCTTATTTATGGTAAACattcatgttttactttttaatttttatttctgtttttgaatgtcaaaaacaatattgaataataaaaatataaaaataacagttgagtttatggtgtgtttttaaaaagaagaagtgtCACGTGACTGTGGAGGGCGgaaactacattacccataatgcatcTGCACACCTATATCCAGAATCCATTGACGGTTTAGCAGCTCATGACGGCTACGAGCTCCCATGATCCCGATGGATGTGGAGAGGGTGAAAATTATGTCGTCCCGCTCTGACAGGTACACGACAGGCGGCCGTCAGGTTTCTGTTTCAGGCGAGCAAACTTCGTTTGGGTATGAATCGTCTTTTTATGGTGCAGCTCGCTGCGGCGTCCCTCACTATCCTGTGATGTAACGGTTCCCATAAACCCAGTTCCTCATATCAACAAACCAAACTTAGGACGGCTACGGTTATATTGTATTACAATGAGTAACTAATTTACGTAAATTGGTCGAAAACGGGGCATTTAGACCGTGGTTTACACGCGCTGCGTTtgacaaaaacagttcaaaagtAGGTGAACGGCATGACGTCATGTGTGACGTCACATGCTGAAGAAACCACAATAAAGTTACACCTGGaagaaaaacatacatattAATGCTGTCTGAGTTCAGCCAACAAAATGACAGCTTTTATACAAACGGTAAatgattcatttgttttatgtatagttgcatttttcctttttattttaaagagggTTTGCTCTTTTTAACCTGCAAATAAATATCTGTAAATTTCATATTAAAACTATATCCCCCTCATTTTAAAGCTTCTTACATAGAGTGACAGTCCAGTCCATAATTAATAATGATATTAATAAAAAGGTCCTTTATGCAATTATTGAGATTACTCGTTAAATgattgacagatcaaaaaccattccttacttaacaagtgacaaaatgacaTTCCTGATATTATTTAGTTCTtatcctgaattgaaatgattcaaatgtaggcgtacgcattaactctgcagatattttctctcagAAAACTCAagagtttgatcattttgagtcactgaactctgagttcaggtttgaactctaaatttgttaaacctgcttcttgaaacgagCCCCTGGACATCTTTAGctcaaacttccaccagtgtgactcagggATAAAcatctggtactgaacagtgcaggtgaagttttccagattccttgtatttctttgcaagataatcaaatgttaataaaatatgtgtagaaataagtaaataaatataaattaatggCAAATCTCTGATCTGTAATTGTACAGATGCAGaagttagtcataaaatatgataaaatatcTAAAGACTAaagagactaaataaaactgccCTTAGAATTAATGTCAATTCATCCATATTTTTGgttcataaagttcagctccctgttgtttttatatatcaaaataaaaaccctgGACTGTAATGAaggattcattattttttgctgtCTTCACGTGTGTGTTTTCCGATGGGATGAGACttgggcggctgtggtgcagcagtagggcggtcgactcctgatcggaaggttgcgggtttgattccccCCTTGCCCAGCcgtgtgtccttgggcaagacactgaacctcacgTTTCCTCTAGTGGAAGGTTGAGGTCGTTACATCCCTATTACTTCATGTTTCTACTTTAACTCACAAAATCACCAAATATCTACCGGTACTTTGTCTCCAGAATGCTCAAATGCAGAATCTCAGGGCCAGGCTTTTATTATAGGCTCctctgcttttcattttttcactgaaacatttttaaaataattcccttccttttttaaaatcatatcattttttaaaggtgtGTTTTTTCGTCTGTTTCTCAGTGTACGGCTTCATTGTAGAGAAAATAATTTACTATGACTTTGCAAAAGGAGCAGCGGGTTTTGCCTTTTTGTCTCGGTATGTCAGGTCAGTGAATAAAAGCGGATCAACAGGAGAAGTCTGTCCTGCCCTCTTTGTCTTTGCAGCTACCTCTATTTATACCAGCCAAGCAGCTCTTTGCTGTCAATGTCAGTGTTCGGCTGATCCTCTTAGTGTCCCTCACATGCTGGGACAGCGAGGAGGACGCTCCGGCGGCCACATGGAGCAAAGGATCAGGCTGTAGATCCAGATCATCAAACGTGCATTAGAAACCGGGCCTGTCATTTAAACTCAGTGACTCTTAAGGCGAGGTGGTAGTTGATTGTGGGAGTTCTTTGGACGAGCTGGAGGGTAGCAGGCTGTCCTGTGAGGCAGACATGACTCTGCTGGACTGTGCCGGAGCCAGAATATCCGGGTGTTGGTCGCTGAGGGGCAACAGCAGGTAAGATGCGACCTGCTGCAGAGGTTTTTCCCATCAGGTGGTTTGCTAACACTTCGGGGACTAAAAATAGTCAGTACACAGGATTTGTTTGGAGGCCAGAGGAAGTGCAGGATCTGGAATTATTTACCAGGATTTCAGTGAAAGCTGAAAATTTTGTATCAAAACTTGCTTTAGATACAAAATCATCATTAGCCACAATATTCTCAGAACTGACAAAGTTTACATCAACAAAAAAACGCTATTTAGTAGGTTGGGTTCTTATTAATTTTCTAACTGTAACCCATAGCAACGCAGGAGTACTTCAATGTTCTCAGATAATGATGTGACAGATGAACTGACTTTAAGAGCTGTAAAACAATCTTAAACTACAtctttagcattacctgcgataatgtaaatgtaaatgctgtaagctgaatgtggctgctgaagatgctagaagtaatagctgaaaatgttaaatctaataactaaaaatgctcaagctgatagcttgcTGAGATTTTTGTCGCTAAAGTagccacaaaaatataaaataaaaatagaaaaatgtctaattttgccaaaacagctagcataatgctaaagtattagctagactccaaatttgcctaaagaacttttaaaaaagtcttattttaccaaaacagctagcataatgctaaactatcagcttaactccaaatttgcctaaagaactttaaaaaaagtctaattttgaaaaagaaaaacagttagcataatgctaaaatattagctaaaccttaAATTTacctaaagaactttaaaaagtgtaattttg
It encodes:
- the samd10a gene encoding sterile alpha motif domain-containing protein 10a, which gives rise to MAVDAASSFSFCRPAVEYRALPEDFKHQLSRRTGGNLTWHDGRGQKTAGGRTVKLLQQPGTEALQYCSSDRYGIYHTSPTQPSLIRPVVLWSQQDVCKWLKKHCPHNYLTYVEAFSHHAITGRALLRLNNEKLERMGLVQETLRQELLQQVLQLQVQEEGRNLQLLSRGSFGRIS